The genomic segment acagcaagcaatgaggTGTAAGAAGCacaggctaggaaaaactccctagaaaggccaaaacctaggaagaaacctagaagaaaaccaggctatgagggcgtGGCCAGTTCCTCTTCTGACttccaggtggagattataacagacacatgggccaagatgttcaaatgtcatacaaatgaccagcatggtcaaataataagaATCACAGTGGGATGTCagagtgcagcaagtcagcacctcaggagtaaactgTCAGTTCGCTTTCATAGCCGattattaagagtatctctaccgctctgctgtctcctagagagtttgaaaacagcaggttgggACAGGGTAGCACGTCCGTCGTGAACAGGTCAGTTCATGAGCcgccaggcagaacagttgaaactggagcagcagcacggccaggtggactggggacagcacaggagtcatcaggccaggtagtcctgagcatgtCCTAGGCTTCAGGTcctcccgagagagagaaagaaagagagaaaagagaattaggagaggagcatacttaaatgCACACAGACCACCGGATAAACggaggagaagtactccagatatacaaactgaccctagcccccgacacataaactactgcagcataaatactggaggctgagacaggtgtGGTCCAGGGAGACACTTGGCCCCCAGCCGATGATACCCTCGCGCAGGgcaaaacaggaaggatataccccacccactttgcccagAAGCACACGCCCCACACCACTaggagggatatcttcaaccaccaacttaccacctTGAGAAACAGGCcgatatagcccacaaagatcccgccacggcacaacccaaggggggcggcCAACCCCAGAAACGGAAAGATCAACGTCAGTGACTCAAACCCACTCAAAGTGACGCACttcctcctagggacggcattgaAAGAAGCACCAGTAAGCCGATCACTTCAGgccctgtaataggttagagcAGGAGCATCCCAGTGGAAGTGAGGGGgcaaaccggccaggcagagacagcagcaAGGGCGGGTTCGTTGCCTCCAGAGCCTGTTACGTTTCACCTgccacactcctggccagactacactccaatcatatgacccactgaagaagGGTCTCAAGATGGGtttcaacatacagtagaaaCAGATGGTTCTctaacatacagtagaacagatgTCCTCCATGTTTACAGTAGACAAAATGGTTCTCAAATAACAGTGAACAGAATGTTCTTTGAACATACAGTAGAACAGGATGGTTCTCAACGTACAGTAGAACAGATGTTCTCAACGTAACAGTAGAACAGATGGTTCTCTAACATCATAGAACAGATGGTTCTCaacatacagtagaacagatggttcttcaaacaaacagtagaacagatggttctcatacatacagtagaacagatgcgttctcaacatacagtagaacagatgGTTCTAAACGTACAGATATAGAACCAGATGCGTTCTCAATGTTACAGTAGAACAGATGGTTCTCAACATACAGTAAACAGATGGTTCTCCACACATAACAGTAGAACAATGGTTCCCAAcgtacagtacaacagtggttcTCACGTACAGTAGAACAGGTGTTCTCAACAACAGTAGAACAGCAAGGGTTCTCCACGTACAGGTATAACAAATGGTTCTCAACATACATTAGAACAGATGGTTCTCAACATACAGTTAGAAAGATGGTTCTCAACGTACAGTAAAGATGCGAGTGGTGCGTGCGAGAATACAGTTAGAAACAGATGGGTTCTCAAACGTACAGTATAACATCGTTTCTCAATGTACAGATAGAACAGATGGCGTTTGCCACGTACAGTTTAACAATGGTTCTCAACGTTTACAGTAAACAGATGCGTCACAAGCATACAGTAGAACAGATGGTTCTCAACATACAGTGCTTAACAATGGATCTCACATACGTTACGAACAAGTGGTCTCAACGTACAGGTAGTAGAACAGTGGTATTCTCCAACATAGAGTGAACAGAGGAATCTCAACACAGTAGAACAGATGGTTCTCAACAtaacagattaaaaaatatttggGGTCTCACATAACAGCTAGAACAGATGGTTCTCAACATACGATAGAACAGTAGAACATATGGTTCTCCACTACCAGTTAGAAACGGGATGGTTTTCTCAACATACAGTTAGAAACAGCATGGTTCTCAACAATACAGTATAGAGAACAGAATGTTCGCAACATACAGCAGACAGATGGTTCTCACGTACAGTAGAACAAATGGTTCTCAACGTACAGCTAAAAGATGGTTCTCAATTACAAGTAGAACGATTGCTTCTAAACGTACATTAGAACAGATGTTCTCAATGTACAGTAGAACAGAGCGTCTCAACATACAGAAAACAGATGGTCCGCTCAAGGTACAGTTAGAAACAGATGGTTCTCAACATACAGTAGAACAATGGTTCTCCACATACCAGTAGAACAGATGGTTCCCAACGTACAGTAGACATCGTTCTCAAGTACAAGATTAGAACAGTGGTTCTCAACGTACAGGTAGAACAGAGGTTCTAACATTACGTAGACAGATGGTtctcaaacatacagtacacagatggttctcaacatacagtagaacagatgGTTCTCAGCGTACAGTATACAACAGATAGGTTCTCAAACGTGACAGTAGAACAGATGGCTTCTCAACATACAGTTGTAGAACAGATGTTCTCAACAGTACGAAGTAGAACAGATGGTTCTCAACATACAGGTAGAAGAGATGGTTCTCAACAAACAGCTAGAACAAGCTGGTTCTCAACATACAGTTATAAGAACAGATGGTTCTTCAACGTACACAGTTAGAACAGATGGTCTCAAAATTACAAGGTTGAACAGCGATGGGTCTCAACGACAGTGATAACAATGGTTTCTCAAGTACAGGTAGAACACGATGGTTCTCCCACGATAGGTATTAACAATGTTCTCAACGTTGACAGTAGAACAGAGGTTCACAACATACAGTAGACAGATGTTCTCAACATTACATTATAACATGGATCGTCAACATACAGTGATAGAACAGATGGGTCTCGAACAGACCAGTAAGAACAGTGAGCTTCTCAACATACATTGAGAAAGATGGTCTTCAAGCATACAGTAGAACAGCATGGTTTCAACGTACAGAGAAACAGATGGCTCTCAAAATACAGTAGAACAGATGGTTTCTCAACGTTAAACAGTCTATACAATGGTTCTCAATGTACAGTAAAACAGATGGTCTCCACGTATAGTTTAACAATGGCTTCTCAACGTACAGTAGAACAGATGGTTCGCACAACATACAGTAAACAGGATGGTTCTCAACATACATTATTAACAATTGATACGTCTCACATACAGTAGAACAGAGGTGCTCAACGTACCAGATTTCAGGATATTAAACATGCGATCTCAAACAACAGGTAATACAGATGTTCTCAACAACAGTATAACAATGGGTCTCAACATACTAGTAGAACAGCATGGTTTCTCAACATACAGTAAGAACAGTAGAACATATGTTTCTCCACGACATTTTTAGAACATGATAgtccaaacatacagtagaacagctcctctctcctctgccctctccccctGCAGACCCTCCAGAGAAGCTGCAGCAGACATGTCCAGCCTGCCCCTTGCTGCTGCCCATAGACAGCCCCAGGGCGGTGCACGCTGCTGGGCTGACCCTCTACAAGTTCAACACGCAGAGCACCCTACCCTCCAGCCTGGCCCTGCAGAACCTTACCAGGGCTTCCGTACAGGTAGCGAGCCTGGCTGCTAACTTGCTCCTATAGATTATTATAAGATTATTTGATGATTTTATGTACATGTACATAAAGGCATCTCATATTAGTGAGCGCAGTAGACATGTTAACGGTATGAGCGACTCTTTTCTGTCCTCGCCTCTGTTTCCCACAGAGTGGGCCYGTGCCTGCTACCTTTGTGGAGTACACAGTGCAGGAGTGTCGCGAGGGCtatgtgggcatgtgtgtgccaaCAGACAACAGTGGAGACGTACGTATGTGTCAGAACCCATGGCAACATTTTATATCACAGTTGCCTTGCCAaaagtggaggggggggggggaatagaaTGTCTAATACCACTGCAAACCATTGTGTTGTTTGTCTCAGTAtataacattttaaattcagttgcCCTCCTGCATACATCGAGTTGCAACCTTTCCCTTGCAGCCAGCTGGGTTTTGTAAGGGGGCGGTGTATGGAGCTATCGGCCAACCAGACGTGGATGTCTCTTGTGAAATATTCCATCCAAAGGTATTGTCAATACGCCTACAGTATCTTTGTTTGTTTGAGCTTGGGCCCTTTTTGCTTATCTGTTCAGTTCTGGGAATGAGACAGAGCACCTGGCACAAGAACTGTAAACAACTGCAGGCAACTCAATGAAAGCAGAGACAAATGGTGTCCAGACCTGAACTGTAATACATCTTAGTTAAATCTGAGTTTGACTGGACTCATGATGAATCCTATATTATAAATTCCTTTACAAAATTGGCTGATGGGAGTTTTATTCAGTTGCATTGTACagtgttgtattgttgtgttgtgttgtgttgtgttgtgttgttgtgttgtgttatattgtattgttgtgttgttgtgttatattgtgttgtattgttgtgttgtgttgttgtgttgttgtgttgtattgttttattgtgttgtattgttgtgttgtgttgttgcattgtaatgttttgttgttgtgttatattgtgttgtattgctgtgttgtactgtgttgtatgttgtgctgtgttgtaTTGTTGCGTTGTTACATTGtaatggtgtgttgttgtgttgtattgtattgttttattgtgttgtattgttacattgtgttgtattgttgtgttgtgttgtgttgttgtgttgtattgtattgttacattgtgttgtattgttgtgttgtgttgtcgtgtTGTGTTGCATTGTTGTGCtgtattgttttattgtgttgtgttgttgcattgtaatggtgtgttgttgtgttgtattgttgtgttgtattgttgtgttgtgttgttgtattgttgtgttgtgttgttgtgttgtgttgttgtgttgtattgttgtgttgtgttgttacattGTAATGGTGTGGTAATAGGTTGTATTGTTGtgctgtgttttgttgtgttgtattgttgtgttgtattgttttattgtgttgtgttgttacattgtaatggtgtgttgttgtgttgtattgttgtgttgtattgttgtgttgtgttgttatttgtattcttgtgttgtattgtgttgttgtattgCACTGTGTTGCtttgttttattgtattttacCTTCTTCTCTAGGGCATTGATGTTTTCCATGACCTGACCCCTCCTCGACCCCCAATGATGCCTGAAGTCCCCATCTTTGTTCCCAATGTCCCCATTATCATCCCCTCCTACCCCACAGCCCCCCCTCCTCTTCTGGAGGAGCCCCAAACACAACCCTTTGACCCCAGTATCCTGGTTGACCCTACATGCATCTTTCCCAACCCCCCTATCCCCAACCCCAACCCTTCGTCTTCCAGCGAGTCTTTGGAGTCTCAGGAGACTCCAGTCTCTCCAGGAGTTCCAGACTCTTCCTCCGAGGAGCTAGGTGTGGCTCGACCGCCCTTCAACTTCCGCTACCGGCCCCTGCGCAGACGGAGGCAGGCCCTGGTGACAGCCAAGCCCCCTCACACCCCTGTCTTTCTGGCTGAGTTCCCCAGCACGCCCTCTCCCTTCCGCTCCTGCCCTGGTCCTTCTCGCTACACCACTGTGTGACCCAGACTGGGATAGAGCCTCCTTCAGTAGGGCACAACTCTGTGCAACGTTCATAAAGAAATGTAGCActtttctatctgcaatgttcgtTAGGTCGTATCCTCCTGAACGTATCTCAAGCATGACTTTAAAGTTAGGAGACTGGTATAAAATGTAGAGTTAAAGTTAGGAGACTGGTATAAAATGTAGAGTTAAAGTTAGGAGACTGGTATAAAATGTAGAGTTAAAGTTAGGAGACTGGTATAAAATGTAGATTTAAGTTAGGAGACTGGTATAAAATGTAGAGTTAAAGTTAGGAGACTGGTATAAAATGTAGAGTTAAAGTTAGGAGACTGGTATAAAATGTAGAGTTTAAGTTAGGAGACTGGTATAAAATGTAGAGTTTCATCCTGCATACGTTTGGTATATTATTTTGTTAATGACATCTCTTCTCTGAAAACATATTCAGACATTAGTCGTTATCTAGCCTGCAGCTTACATTTCTGGAAGTTTCTTTGAGACTTCAGTTCAGACGTTCTCATCTGATTTTAAAAACAGCTAAATAAACTCTTACAATGTGATGAAAAGTGTTGACTGTTTGTATAAGGGCTCTTTATCTCCCTGTTAGGTGACATGTTTAATTTTCCTGTCAAATCGCCAGTTGACAACACATCCCTTATGGGATTCATTGACACAAACATCACAAT from the Salvelinus sp. IW2-2015 unplaced genomic scaffold, ASM291031v2 Un_scaffold2782, whole genome shotgun sequence genome contains:
- the LOC112074735 gene encoding LOW QUALITY PROTEIN: fetuin-B (The sequence of the model RefSeq protein was modified relative to this genomic sequence to represent the inferred CDS: inserted 1 base in 1 codon; deleted 2 bases in 2 codons; substituted 2 bases at 2 genomic stop codons), whose translation is MGKCTWILLLTHILPAWGQMIELLPTPCNNKAVEKLSKLALTYINEDRTEGYKFALNRISNVHLHAQGPAGNVYYLLXLLSVLETKXHVRSPKPWKRCDVRPFMETQISGNCNTTISPHSQLGYSSLYXYDCTLVPDPPEKLQQTCPACPLLLPIDSPRAVHAAGLTLYKFNTQSTLPSSLALQNLTRASVQSGPVPATFVEYTVQECREGYVGMCVPTDNSGDPAGFCKGAVYGAIGQPDVDVSCEIFHPKGIDVFHDLTPPRPPMMPEVPIFVPNVPIIIPSYPTAPPPLLEEPQTQPFDPSILVDPTCIFPNPPIPNPNPSSSSESLESQETPVSPGVPDSSSEELGVARPPFNFRYRPLRRRRQALVTAKPPHTPVFLAEFPSTPSPFRSCPGPSRYTTV